Proteins co-encoded in one Taeniopygia guttata chromosome 4, bTaeGut7.mat, whole genome shotgun sequence genomic window:
- the LOC115494968 gene encoding uncharacterized protein isoform X1 codes for MQLPSPGNGPAGALLGGWSIPSVPHKPLHPQRAFISLHLGLQMWEAAGRWEFKAAAHETGSSSLFQRGGSSRQRGPFPVRSGAVPGQVRLAAAAGPPHRPRLARRPERCEIKAGGRRRPPRAPRPAPPRPPQLPAATGQAGLGPSELGLLGGNGSLQCPCTWHPAHTTGKKLQYLLSTEEMDFAIFWNFSFSKTHSLQRPTVNILEL; via the exons ATGCAActtcccagcccagggaacGGCCCAGCCGGAGCCCTGCTCGGAGGCTGGAGCATTCCCAGCGTGCCTCACAAGCCTCTGCATCCCCAGCGCGCTTTCATCTCCCTTCACCTCGGGCTGCAGATGTGGGAGGCAGCCGGGCGATGGGAGTTCAAAGCAGCAGCCCATGAAACGGGCTCATCCAGCCTCTTCCAGCGGGGAGGCTCCTCCCGGCAGCGAGGCCCCTTCCCTGTGCGCagcggggcggtgccgggccAGGTGCGGCTGGCGGCGGCTGCGGGCCCTCCCCACAGGCCGCGTCTGGCGCGGAGACCGGAACGCTGCGAGATCAaagcgggcgggcggcggcggccgccccgggctccccgccccgccccgccccgcccgccgcagcTGCCGGCTGCCACAGGGCAAGCCGGGCTGGGCCCCTCAGAGCTGGGCTTGCTCGGGGGAAACGGGAGTCTGCAGTGCCCCTGCACTTGGCATCCCGCGCACACCACGG GTAAGAAACTTCAATATTTGCTGTCAACAGAAGAAATGGATTTTGCAATCTTTTGGAACTTCAGTTTCTCCAAAACACACAGCTTGCAAAGACCGACAGTGAATATACTGGAACTTTAA
- the LOC115494968 gene encoding uncharacterized protein isoform X2 yields MKRAHPASSSGEAPPGSEAPSLCAAGRCRARCGWRRLRALPTGRVWRGDRNAARSKRAGGGGRPGLPAPPRPARRSCRLPQGKPGWAPQSWACSGETGVCSAPALGIPRTPRVKGREWKRGNIRTSCRLGRWTVPEEDLGSCSPASLLAWWREKYATRWLETRWIWISSQSR; encoded by the exons ATGAAACGGGCTCATCCAGCCTCTTCCAGCGGGGAGGCTCCTCCCGGCAGCGAGGCCCCTTCCCTGTGCGCagcggggcggtgccgggccAGGTGCGGCTGGCGGCGGCTGCGGGCCCTCCCCACAGGCCGCGTCTGGCGCGGAGACCGGAACGCTGCGAGATCAaagcgggcgggcggcggcggccgccccgggctccccgccccgccccgccccgcccgccgcagcTGCCGGCTGCCACAGGGCAAGCCGGGCTGGGCCCCTCAGAGCTGGGCTTGCTCGGGGGAAACGGGAGTCTGCAGTGCCCCTGCACTTGGCATCCCGCGCACACCACGGGTAAAGGGCCGGGAATGGAAAAGAGGCAACATAAGGACGAGCTGTAGGCTTGGGAGGTGGACAGTGCCAGAGGAAGacctggggagctgcagccctgcttcTCTCCTTGCATGGTGGCGTGAGAAGTACGCTACAAGGTGGCTTGAAACTCGCTGGATTTGGATATCCAGCCAGTCTAG GTAA